One region of Heterodontus francisci isolate sHetFra1 unplaced genomic scaffold, sHetFra1.hap1 HAP1_SCAFFOLD_61, whole genome shotgun sequence genomic DNA includes:
- the LOC137363427 gene encoding histone H4-like → MSGRGEGGKGLGKGGAKQHRKVLRDNIQGITKPAIRRLARRGGVKRISGLIYEETRGVLKVFLENVIRDAVTYTEHAKRKTVTAMDVVYALKRQGRILDGFGG, encoded by the coding sequence atgtctggcagaggtgaaggaggcaaaggactgggcaaaggcggagcaaagcagcaccgcaaagtgcttcgtgataatatccaaggcatcaccaaaccagcaatccgccgcctggctcgccgtggcggggtcaagcggatctcgggtttgatctatgaggagactcgcggggtgttgaaggttttcctggagaatgtgatcagggatgcggtcacctacactgagcacgccaagcgcaagacggtcactgccatggatgtggtgtacgctctgaaacggcagggccgcattctcgacggattcggcggttga